A window from Gemmatimonadales bacterium encodes these proteins:
- a CDS encoding Gfo/Idh/MocA family oxidoreductase, with protein MFITKPFVKDRKIRFALVGCGRISANHFDALERHADRAELVGICDIDPNALERAQERTGAPAFRTIDALLAGTSADIVILATPSGIHAEEAVLVAAAGRHVMTEKPMATRWQDGKRMVHACDQAGVHLFVVKQNRRNATLQLLKRAVDKRRFGRIYMVNINVFWSRPQAYYDSAAWRGTWEFDGGAFMNQASHYVDLLDWLIGPVESVQAYTATLGRNIQVEDTGVVSIRWRTGALGSMNVTMLTYPKNYEGSITIIGEKGTVRIGGVAVNKIEAWEFADADPDDASVEQASYETTSVYGFGHPLYYDNVINSLRGEATPDTDGREGLHSLEILIATYLSARDGGRVALPLEY; from the coding sequence ATGTTCATCACTAAGCCGTTCGTCAAGGATCGCAAAATTCGATTTGCCCTGGTGGGGTGTGGACGCATCTCGGCCAACCATTTCGATGCCCTCGAGCGTCATGCCGACCGGGCCGAGCTGGTCGGGATCTGCGACATCGACCCCAACGCCCTGGAGCGGGCTCAGGAACGGACCGGAGCCCCCGCCTTCCGAACCATCGACGCCTTGCTCGCGGGAACGTCGGCCGACATCGTGATTCTGGCGACGCCGAGCGGGATTCACGCCGAGGAGGCGGTGCTGGTGGCGGCGGCGGGGCGGCACGTGATGACCGAGAAGCCGATGGCCACCCGCTGGCAGGACGGAAAGCGCATGGTCCACGCCTGCGATCAGGCGGGTGTGCACCTCTTCGTGGTGAAGCAAAACCGCCGGAACGCGACCCTCCAGCTGCTCAAGCGGGCGGTGGACAAGCGGCGGTTCGGCCGGATCTACATGGTAAACATCAACGTCTTCTGGTCCCGGCCGCAGGCCTACTACGACAGCGCCGCCTGGCGGGGCACCTGGGAATTCGATGGCGGCGCCTTCATGAACCAGGCGAGCCACTACGTGGACCTGCTCGACTGGCTCATCGGGCCGGTGGAAAGCGTGCAGGCCTACACGGCCACCCTGGGCCGCAATATTCAGGTGGAGGACACCGGGGTCGTGAGCATTCGCTGGCGGACCGGCGCGCTGGGCTCGATGAATGTCACCATGCTCACTTATCCCAAGAATTACGAAGGCTCGATCACCATCATCGGAGAGAAAGGCACGGTCCGGATCGGCGGGGTGGCTGTCAACAAGATCGAGGCCTGGGAGTTCGCGGATGCCGATCCGGACGATGCCAGCGTGGAGCAGGCAAGCTACGAGACCACGTCGGTCTACGGCTTCGGGCATCCGCTCTACTACGATAACGTGATCAACTCGCTCCGGGGCGAGGCGACGCCCGACACCGACGGGCGGGAGGGCCTGCACTCGCTCGAGATCCTCATCGCCACCTATCTCTCCGCCCGGGACGGTGGTCGGGTCGCGCTTCCGCTTGAGTACTGA
- the wecB gene encoding UDP-N-acetylglucosamine 2-epimerase (non-hydrolyzing), which translates to MTLTVLLVAGARPNFMKVAPILAALRAAGHAGVLVHTGQHYDDQMSDAFFRDLGLSPPDHYLGVGSGTHAQQTARVMMGFEPVLVSIRPHWVIVVGDVNSTLACALTTAKLKRELGCRLAHVEAGLRSGDWGMPEEVNRVLTDRVSDLLFTPSHDALPNLLAEGISPERVVFVGNVMIDAVFSHLAAAQALAVPARLGLAREGYVLATLHRPSNVDQPVTLRVVLEALVEVSDRLPVVLPLHPRTRANIEAFRLDDLARPLRTCPPLGYTEMLSLSEAAAVVLTDSGGLQEETTALGVPCVTLRQVTERPVTVERGTNRMAPWPLTVSGVVRSFEAALASGRPGVGARCPEGWDGHAAERVVEALVASPLGARREGVAG; encoded by the coding sequence GTGACCCTGACCGTGCTGCTGGTGGCCGGCGCACGTCCCAACTTCATGAAGGTGGCGCCGATCCTGGCCGCGCTGCGGGCGGCCGGTCACGCCGGCGTCCTGGTGCACACCGGCCAGCACTACGACGACCAGATGTCCGACGCGTTCTTTCGCGACCTCGGGTTGTCTCCACCAGATCACTACCTCGGGGTAGGCTCCGGCACTCACGCGCAGCAGACCGCTCGCGTGATGATGGGGTTCGAGCCGGTGCTGGTGTCCATCCGCCCCCACTGGGTGATCGTGGTCGGCGACGTCAACTCGACTCTGGCGTGCGCGCTCACGACCGCGAAGCTCAAGCGGGAGCTCGGCTGTCGGCTCGCGCATGTCGAGGCGGGCCTCCGGAGCGGTGACTGGGGCATGCCCGAGGAGGTCAACCGGGTGCTCACCGACCGGGTTTCCGACCTGCTCTTCACCCCGTCCCATGACGCCTTGCCGAACCTTCTGGCGGAGGGAATTTCACCGGAGCGTGTGGTGTTCGTCGGCAACGTGATGATCGATGCCGTATTCTCCCACTTGGCCGCCGCGCAGGCGCTGGCGGTGCCGGCCCGGCTCGGGCTCGCTCGCGAAGGCTATGTCCTCGCCACCTTGCACCGGCCCTCCAACGTCGATCAGCCGGTGACGCTGCGCGTGGTGCTCGAGGCTCTGGTCGAGGTATCTGACAGGCTGCCGGTCGTCCTGCCGCTGCACCCGCGCACCCGGGCCAACATCGAGGCGTTCCGGCTGGACGACCTGGCTCGCCCGCTGCGGACCTGTCCACCGCTGGGCTACACCGAGATGCTCTCACTGAGCGAAGCCGCCGCGGTGGTGCTGACCGATTCAGGCGGTCTACAGGAGGAGACCACGGCGCTCGGGGTGCCCTGCGTGACCCTCCGCCAGGTGACCGAGCGGCCGGTGACCGTGGAACGTGGCACCAATCGCATGGCGCCCTGGCCGCTCACGGTCTCGGGTGTGGTGCGCTCGTTCGAAGCCGCGCTGGCATCCGGCCGGCCGGGTGTGGGAGCGCGATGCCCGGAAGGCTGGGACGGCCACGCGGCGGAACGTGTGGTGGAGGCGCTGGTAGCATCGCCCCTCGGTGCGCGCCGGGAGGGAGTCGCCGGATGA